The proteins below come from a single Salinivibrio kushneri genomic window:
- the gspK gene encoding type II secretion system minor pseudopilin GspK has product MRRQQGAALLVVMMIMALMTAIAGSMASRLYTNYHRAENQLHFQQAYWYGNAVEGLAASVLRESLSGSETVNLSQAWAEPARTFPLDGGKVSGRLQDASACFNLNSLQLRGAKVGGATPYEVTVLRALVGQYVEDGYQADVIAQASRDFIDENNQLDQSLGAEDAHYESVQPAYVTADALLADVSEWRAVRGVNGDVFRRASPQLCALPSAELKVNVNTLTEKQAPLLSALFTSALPVEQAQQVIAQRPEAGWKSVAAFLDTLSLSEFEDADRERIAPHLGVTSEFFLLQADVQVASAQRHIQALLHYQDDGEVSIVRRRFGGMRERATDNKDQ; this is encoded by the coding sequence ATGAGGCGGCAGCAAGGGGCAGCCCTTTTGGTGGTGATGATGATCATGGCATTGATGACTGCGATTGCCGGGAGCATGGCGTCGCGGCTATACACCAACTATCACCGCGCCGAAAACCAGCTGCATTTTCAGCAAGCGTATTGGTATGGCAATGCGGTAGAGGGCTTGGCGGCATCGGTACTGCGCGAGAGCCTATCAGGGAGTGAAACGGTGAATTTAAGTCAAGCCTGGGCGGAGCCGGCTCGGACCTTTCCGCTGGATGGTGGAAAAGTAAGTGGTCGCTTACAAGATGCTAGCGCCTGTTTTAACCTCAATAGTTTACAGCTACGCGGCGCCAAAGTGGGTGGGGCAACACCTTATGAGGTCACTGTACTGCGAGCGTTGGTTGGACAGTATGTGGAAGATGGCTATCAAGCGGATGTGATTGCTCAGGCGAGCCGAGATTTTATTGATGAGAATAATCAGCTGGATCAGTCTCTCGGGGCAGAAGACGCGCACTATGAAAGCGTACAGCCTGCGTATGTGACGGCGGATGCCTTGCTAGCCGATGTCAGCGAATGGCGCGCGGTGCGCGGCGTTAATGGTGACGTGTTTCGGCGTGCCTCACCCCAGCTTTGTGCGCTGCCTAGCGCTGAGCTTAAAGTCAATGTGAACACCTTAACCGAGAAGCAAGCGCCTTTGCTTTCAGCGTTGTTTACCTCGGCGTTACCGGTGGAACAAGCACAGCAGGTGATTGCGCAGCGGCCTGAGGCAGGGTGGAAAAGTGTCGCAGCATTTCTTGATACCCTGAGCCTCTCGGAGTTTGAGGATGCTGATCGCGAGCGAATTGCGCCGCACTTAGGTGTGACCAGCGAGTTCTTTTTATTACAAGCCGATGTGCAGGTGGCCTCTGCCCAACGTCACATCCAGGCACTATTGCACTATCAAGACGATGGCGAAGTTTCTATTGTGCGCCGTCGGTTCGGAGGAATGCGTGAGCGAGCGACTGATAATAAGGATCAGTGA
- the gspJ gene encoding type II secretion system minor pseudopilin GspJ yields MSPRAERGFTLLEVLLALVVFASISLTAYQVLQTVQRSDEQSQQVGEALQQLQRALVIMDSDFRQMAARRQRVEGQAPTEQLLMAGSEVLQSDAMGVRFTRTGWINPQMRFPRGEVVAVGYRQRDGKLERLRWRYPDQAASDEPAVATLLSDIDDLSFRFYVKQGWQDSFDTKHALPKAVQVRFTHPRYGKLVRTYLVAGQTLPASLQREAQ; encoded by the coding sequence ATGTCGCCACGCGCTGAACGAGGATTTACCTTACTGGAAGTGCTGTTGGCGTTGGTGGTTTTCGCCAGCATCAGCCTGACGGCATACCAAGTGCTGCAAACCGTGCAGCGCAGTGATGAGCAGTCTCAGCAGGTGGGTGAGGCCTTACAGCAACTGCAGCGCGCATTGGTGATCATGGACAGTGACTTTCGTCAAATGGCGGCAAGACGTCAGCGGGTCGAAGGGCAAGCACCAACAGAGCAGCTGCTAATGGCTGGCTCTGAGGTGTTGCAAAGTGACGCAATGGGCGTGCGCTTTACCCGCACCGGCTGGATTAACCCACAAATGCGCTTTCCGCGTGGTGAAGTGGTGGCGGTTGGATACCGTCAGCGAGATGGCAAGCTTGAGCGCTTACGCTGGCGTTACCCAGACCAAGCGGCGAGTGATGAGCCCGCGGTGGCGACGCTGCTCAGTGATATTGATGATTTGAGCTTTCGTTTTTACGTCAAGCAAGGCTGGCAAGACAGTTTTGACACCAAACACGCATTGCCGAAAGCGGTTCAAGTGCGCTTTACCCACCCACGCTATGGCAAGTTAGTACGCACTTACCTTGTGGCTGGGCAAACCTTGCCAGCCTCATTGCAGCGGGAGGCGCAATGA
- the gspI gene encoding type II secretion system minor pseudopilin GspI: MMLMRANSQQGMTLLEVLVAVAIFAVAALSVMKATGQHTRSLSRLEQKTLAAMVADNQLAEVVLSAKVPDKATQGSTDMAGQQWQWQLVPVATETGQLRAVELSVAAAAETDNPLVTVRTYVATR, translated from the coding sequence ATGATGTTAATGCGCGCTAACTCGCAGCAGGGAATGACCTTGCTTGAGGTCTTAGTCGCGGTGGCGATCTTTGCCGTTGCGGCGCTGAGTGTGATGAAAGCCACTGGGCAACACACCCGCTCACTGAGCCGCTTAGAGCAAAAAACCTTAGCCGCTATGGTGGCGGATAATCAACTCGCCGAGGTAGTGCTCAGCGCTAAGGTGCCAGATAAAGCCACGCAAGGCTCAACAGACATGGCCGGGCAACAATGGCAATGGCAGTTGGTGCCAGTCGCCACAGAGACGGGCCAGTTGCGTGCGGTTGAGCTGTCGGTGGCTGCCGCTGCAGAGACCGATAACCCACTAGTAACGGTGAGGACCTATGTCGCCACGCGCTGA
- the gspH gene encoding type II secretion system minor pseudopilin GspH, which yields MRQAAGFTLLEILLVVVIVAVSASGVVMVMPEPADSRTQEAGQALYQRMKLWAEQSWLEGRTYGVRIDPQRYQLLVLGQEQWQPVSSDRWATQGRLPEQSRFVLTMDGFGWQQQDRLFEDKPLFEDLFDEDDEQAVAPPQIWLLPNGELTPFTLMIETDGRAVWQLKANELAQFTWQRAGEGDDVNAR from the coding sequence ATGCGTCAAGCAGCCGGCTTTACCTTACTCGAGATCTTGCTTGTGGTCGTCATCGTCGCGGTGAGCGCCTCGGGAGTGGTAATGGTGATGCCTGAGCCGGCTGACAGCCGCACACAAGAAGCCGGTCAAGCGCTGTATCAGCGGATGAAGCTGTGGGCAGAGCAAAGTTGGTTGGAAGGGCGTACCTATGGCGTGCGTATCGACCCACAGCGCTATCAGCTTTTAGTGTTGGGACAAGAGCAATGGCAACCTGTCAGCAGTGACCGTTGGGCGACCCAAGGCCGCTTGCCAGAGCAAAGCCGCTTTGTCTTAACCATGGATGGCTTTGGTTGGCAGCAACAAGACAGGTTGTTCGAGGATAAGCCGCTGTTTGAGGATTTGTTTGACGAAGACGATGAGCAGGCGGTGGCGCCACCGCAAATCTGGCTACTGCCTAATGGTGAGCTGACGCCGTTTACCCTGATGATTGAAACAGATGGCCGTGCGGTCTGGCAGCTCAAAGCCAATGAGTTGGCGCAGTTTACCTGGCAGCGTGCAGGAGAGGGTGATGATGTTAATGCGCGCTAA
- the gspG gene encoding type II secretion system major pseudopilin GspG, which produces MRRQQGFTLLEVMVVVVIIGLLASFVAPNLLGNKDKAAVKKAVADVSALENALDMYKLDNNQYPTTDQGLDALVTQPQSEPVPRNYPAQGYIKRLPQDPWNNDYRYVSPGEHGVVDIFSLGADGQEGGEGVNQDIGNWNLNELQ; this is translated from the coding sequence ATGCGTCGTCAACAAGGTTTCACCCTGCTCGAGGTCATGGTAGTGGTGGTCATTATTGGTCTACTTGCCAGCTTCGTGGCTCCTAACTTGCTGGGGAACAAAGACAAAGCCGCGGTCAAAAAAGCGGTGGCGGACGTGAGTGCGCTTGAAAATGCGCTGGATATGTACAAATTGGATAACAATCAGTACCCCACCACCGATCAAGGCTTAGACGCGCTAGTGACCCAGCCGCAAAGTGAGCCGGTACCTCGTAACTATCCGGCGCAAGGCTACATCAAGCGTTTACCGCAAGACCCGTGGAACAACGATTATCGCTATGTCAGCCCAGGCGAGCACGGTGTTGTTGATATCTTTTCGTTAGGCGCCGATGGCCAAGAAGGGGGAGAAGGGGTCAACCAAGACATTGGTAACTGGAACCTCAACGAGCTGCAGTAA
- the gspF gene encoding type II secretion system inner membrane protein GspF: protein MAAFDYQALDARGRKRKGVIEADTARQARQQLRDKGFTPLDVQATTRKRATQKSTASQPLFRQRGRGISTQELSLITRQLATLIEAAMPLEECLKAVAEQAEKPRIGSMMTSVRARVMEGYTLADALADYPHVFDELYRAMISAGEKAGHLGTVLERLADYVENRQRIQSTLLQAMLYPAILTFFSVLIVAFLLATVVPDIVGQFVQTGQSLPASTQFLLNASDFITQWGVWVVSGVVLFSMGIRLLLKDTQRRLTWDKQKLALPILGRVARGLNTSRFARTLAICTASAIPLLDGMKVAAQVITNQYVRKRVLEAADKVREGASLRVALDQSGLFPPMMLHMIASGERSGELEPMLSRAADNQDKDFEAQVNVALGVFGPLMIVLMAGLVLFIVVATLMPIIAMNDMVGL from the coding sequence ATGGCTGCCTTTGACTACCAAGCACTGGATGCGCGAGGACGCAAACGCAAGGGCGTGATTGAAGCCGATACAGCACGCCAAGCACGGCAACAGTTGCGCGACAAGGGCTTTACTCCCCTCGATGTTCAGGCCACTACCCGTAAGCGTGCGACACAAAAAAGTACGGCTTCTCAGCCACTTTTTCGTCAGCGCGGACGCGGTATTAGCACCCAGGAGCTGTCGCTGATCACCCGTCAGTTGGCAACCTTGATTGAGGCGGCGATGCCACTGGAGGAGTGCTTAAAAGCGGTGGCAGAGCAGGCCGAGAAGCCGCGAATTGGCAGCATGATGACCAGTGTGCGTGCACGGGTGATGGAAGGATACACACTCGCCGATGCGTTGGCGGATTACCCCCATGTGTTTGACGAGCTCTATCGGGCGATGATTTCAGCCGGTGAAAAAGCGGGCCATTTGGGCACTGTGCTTGAGCGGCTTGCTGACTATGTGGAAAACCGTCAACGCATCCAATCAACCTTGTTACAAGCCATGCTTTATCCGGCGATTTTGACATTTTTCTCGGTACTGATTGTCGCCTTCCTGTTGGCAACGGTCGTGCCTGATATCGTTGGTCAATTTGTTCAAACCGGGCAATCACTGCCCGCATCAACCCAATTTCTTTTAAACGCCAGTGACTTTATCACCCAGTGGGGTGTGTGGGTGGTCAGTGGTGTGGTGCTTTTTAGTATGGGGATTCGTCTGTTACTGAAAGATACACAACGGCGTCTTACCTGGGATAAACAAAAGCTCGCGTTACCGATACTAGGTCGGGTGGCGCGCGGATTGAACACATCACGTTTTGCGCGAACATTGGCGATTTGTACCGCCAGTGCGATCCCGTTATTGGATGGGATGAAAGTTGCCGCGCAAGTCATCACTAATCAGTATGTACGTAAGCGCGTGCTTGAAGCGGCCGATAAAGTGCGTGAGGGGGCCAGTTTGCGTGTTGCGCTCGACCAGTCTGGTCTGTTCCCTCCAATGATGCTGCATATGATTGCCAGTGGTGAGCGCAGTGGTGAACTTGAGCCGATGCTCTCACGTGCGGCGGATAATCAAGACAAAGATTTTGAGGCGCAAGTCAATGTTGCCCTGGGAGTGTTTGGCCCGTTAATGATTGTACTGATGGCCGGATTAGTGCTTTTTATTGTGGTTGCCACCTTGATGCCAATCATTGCCATGAATGACATGGTTGGTTTGTGA
- the gspE gene encoding type II secretion system ATPase GspE, with product MSERATELSRDAGARWQLPFGFARRHGVILLNDTEDSERTRLLCLPSVTPDTLAEVQRVLGANLAPEIVSDSDFDQHLTRLYQRDSADAQQLMADIGADADSDDFFSLAEELPQSEDLLESEDDAPIIKLINAMLGEAIKESASDIHIETFEHALSIRFRVDGVLREVLSPSRKLAPLLVSRVKVMAKLDIAEKRVPQDGRISVRIGGRAVDVRVSTMPSSHGERVVMRLLDKNAVQLDLAQLGMAPDLHQGFRTLIHKPHGILLVTGPTGSGKSTTLYAGLQTINSEDRNILTVEDPIEFDLAGIGQTQVNPKVDMTFARGLRAMLRQDPDVVMVGEIRDLETAQIAVQASLTGHLVMSTLHTNTAIGAVTRLRDMGIEPFLLSSSLLGVLAQRLVRTLCEHCRMPYQADETQQQLFVDVGLANQGDAITLYKPSGCERCHHKGYRGRTGIHELLTVDENVQALIHHDAGEHAIEEAVRAQSPSIRYDGLAKVLNGETTLEEVMRVTKES from the coding sequence ATGAGTGAGCGTGCGACGGAGCTTAGCCGAGACGCAGGTGCTCGCTGGCAATTGCCATTTGGTTTTGCTCGCCGTCATGGGGTGATACTACTCAATGACACTGAGGATAGCGAGCGCACGCGCTTACTGTGCTTGCCCTCCGTGACGCCAGATACCTTAGCGGAAGTGCAACGGGTACTAGGAGCTAACTTAGCACCTGAAATCGTCTCGGACAGTGACTTTGACCAACACCTCACTCGCCTTTATCAGCGTGATAGCGCAGATGCCCAGCAGCTAATGGCGGATATTGGCGCGGATGCAGACAGTGATGATTTCTTCTCTTTGGCGGAGGAATTGCCACAAAGCGAAGATTTGCTGGAATCGGAGGACGATGCGCCGATCATTAAACTGATCAACGCGATGTTGGGGGAGGCCATCAAAGAGAGTGCCTCGGATATCCACATTGAAACCTTTGAGCATGCGTTATCGATTCGCTTCCGTGTCGATGGCGTGTTGCGCGAAGTCTTATCGCCGAGCCGCAAGTTAGCCCCCTTGCTGGTATCACGTGTCAAAGTGATGGCCAAACTCGATATTGCCGAAAAGCGTGTGCCACAAGATGGTCGTATCTCGGTACGCATTGGCGGGCGTGCGGTAGATGTACGGGTGTCGACCATGCCCTCGTCCCATGGTGAGCGCGTAGTGATGCGCCTACTTGATAAGAATGCGGTACAGCTCGACCTCGCCCAGCTGGGTATGGCGCCTGATCTTCACCAAGGTTTCCGCACCCTCATTCACAAGCCTCATGGCATTTTGCTGGTGACCGGGCCAACCGGGTCGGGAAAGTCCACCACCTTATATGCCGGATTACAAACCATTAACAGTGAGGATCGCAATATTCTCACGGTTGAAGATCCGATCGAATTCGATCTGGCCGGAATAGGGCAAACACAGGTAAACCCCAAAGTCGATATGACCTTTGCGCGCGGCTTGCGCGCAATGTTGCGTCAAGATCCTGACGTGGTGATGGTGGGGGAAATTCGCGATTTAGAAACTGCTCAAATTGCGGTTCAAGCATCGCTGACTGGCCACTTGGTGATGTCAACGCTGCACACCAACACTGCCATTGGCGCGGTGACGCGCTTGCGCGATATGGGCATTGAACCTTTCTTACTTTCGTCATCGTTGCTCGGGGTATTAGCACAGCGCTTGGTTCGTACCCTGTGTGAACACTGCCGAATGCCCTATCAAGCAGACGAGACACAGCAACAATTGTTTGTGGATGTGGGACTTGCTAACCAAGGCGATGCCATTACGTTATATAAACCAAGCGGTTGCGAGCGCTGCCACCACAAAGGCTACCGCGGCCGCACCGGGATCCATGAGCTGTTGACCGTGGATGAGAATGTACAAGCGTTGATTCATCATGATGCCGGTGAGCATGCCATCGAGGAAGCGGTGCGGGCGCAAAGCCCCAGTATCCGCTATGACGGCTTGGCCAAAGTGCTGAACGGGGAAACCACCCTGGAAGAAGTAATGCGAGTGACCAAGGAGAGTTAA